In Cellulomonas sp. Y8, the genomic stretch CCCGTCGCCGTCCAGGTCGCGGGCCAGACCGTCGAGCTGCCGGTCGACGTGCTCGCGGCGACGGCGTCGATGGTGCCCCAGGGCGACGAGCTGGTGCTCCAGATGGACGGCGCCGCCCTGTCCGCTGCCGTGCTCGCCCGCTCGACGGACCTGCTCACCACCGCCTCCGACGCGCGGTTCGAGTTCCAGGACGGCGCCCCGGTGATCGTGCCGGGCACCCCCGGCACCACGCTGGACCCGGCGGCGCTCGCGACGGCCGTGGCGGCGGCGACCCAGGCCGACCAGCGGAACGCGCCGGTCGAGCTCGTCGAGTCCGACCCGGCGCAGACCACCGAGGCGCTGCAGGCCCTCGGCGTGACCACGGTCGTCTCGGAGTTCTCCACCCCGCTGACCTCCGAGCCCCGGCGCACCCAGAACATCGCCGCCGGCGCGGCCGCGATCTCCGGCACGCTGGTCCGGCCGGGGGAGACGTTCAGCCTCACCGACGCGCTCGGCCCGATCGACGCCGCCCACGGGTTCACCACCGCCGGCGCGATCGTCAGCGGCGAGCACACCGACGCGTGGGGCGGCGGGCTCTCCCAGCTGTCCACGACCACGTACAACGCGGCGTACTTCGCCGGCATGGAGGACGTGGAGCACAAGCCGCACTCCGAGTGGTTCACCCGGTACCCCGCCGGCCGCGAGGCGACGCTGTTCACCGGCACGCTCGACATGCGGTGGAAGAACACGACGCCCTACGGCGCGCTCGTCCAGGCGTACGTCGCGGACGGCAAGACGTGGGTGAAGATCTGGAGCACCCCGTACTTCGAGGTGACCACCGAGGCCGGGCCCAAGACGAACGTCGTGCAGCCGACCACGGTGTACTCGCAGTCGGCGACGTGCTCGCCGCAGTCCGCGGGCAACCCGGGCTTCCGGATCACGAACACCCGGACGATCAAGCTCAACGGCGAGGTCGTGGCGGTCGAGCCGTCGACGTGGACGTACAAGGCGCAGAACAAGGTGGTGTGCGGGGCGGACCCGGCCACGGCGGCACCGGCGGGCTGAGCCGCGCCGCCCGCGGGGGCGGGTCGCGCCGGTCAGCGCCGCGGGCGCCGCTCCGGGGCGGGCGGCACGACCTTGCCCAGCGCGATCTCGGCGCCCGGCACCCGGACGTCCCCCGCGCGACGCGTCCGGACGGTGACGCCGTCGTCGTCCACCGCCAGCAGGTCGCCGAGCACGTCGGTGTAGGGCTGCGGCTCCCCGGCGGGCAGCCGGCGCCGGACGACCACCCGCTGGCCGGTCCGCCAGGCGCGCCAAAGGGCGTCGGCCGGGGTGCCCCCCGGGCGGTTCGCGTCGTCGCCGCTCACGTGTGGTCCCGTCTCCTCGTGCCCTGCTGCGCCGGTCGTGCGCAGGTGAGCGATACTAGGAGCAGCCAGCCCGAGCCGACCCGGACCGCGCCCGACCGCCGAGGCCGGGGCGTGTGGAGGACACCGTGACGTATGTGATCGCCCAGCCCTGCGTGGACGTCAAGGACAAGGCGTGCATCGAGGAGTGCCCGGTCGACTGCATCTACGAGGGCAAGCGCTCGCTGTACATCCACCCCGACGAGTGCGTGGACTGCGGCGCCTGCGAGCCGGTCTGCCCCGTCGAGGCCATCTACTACGAGGACGACGTCCCCGAGCAGTGGAGCGAGTACTACAAGGCGAACGTCGAGTTCTTCGACGACCTCGGCTCGCCCGGCGGCGCGGCCAAGATGGGCGTGATCGAGAAGGACCACCCCGTCATCGCGACGCTGCCGCTCCAGGTGCACGGCGAGTAGGCGCGTGGGCCTGC encodes the following:
- a CDS encoding VanW family protein, yielding MAKGSAEGTEPVVDGEGPAESWSPLDEFEPERPRRWLRPTLVVGGIVVVLAGAYVGASFALADRVPRGTTVAGVEIGGMTAARAERALTDELGDLATQPVPVSAQDMSGTVDPATAGLTFDAAATVDRLTGADLRPQRLWRHVVGGGAEAPVTVVDEGALDAAVEQLSGSLTLAPVDGSIAFADGEAHAVAAEDGWALDDDAVRSTLVDTWLTAARPLELATEVVGPTITQEATDAALQEVASRVVAAPVAVQVAGQTVELPVDVLAATASMVPQGDELVLQMDGAALSAAVLARSTDLLTTASDARFEFQDGAPVIVPGTPGTTLDPAALATAVAAATQADQRNAPVELVESDPAQTTEALQALGVTTVVSEFSTPLTSEPRRTQNIAAGAAAISGTLVRPGETFSLTDALGPIDAAHGFTTAGAIVSGEHTDAWGGGLSQLSTTTYNAAYFAGMEDVEHKPHSEWFTRYPAGREATLFTGTLDMRWKNTTPYGALVQAYVADGKTWVKIWSTPYFEVTTEAGPKTNVVQPTTVYSQSATCSPQSAGNPGFRITNTRTIKLNGEVVAVEPSTWTYKAQNKVVCGADPATAAPAG
- the fdxA gene encoding ferredoxin, whose amino-acid sequence is MTYVIAQPCVDVKDKACIEECPVDCIYEGKRSLYIHPDECVDCGACEPVCPVEAIYYEDDVPEQWSEYYKANVEFFDDLGSPGGAAKMGVIEKDHPVIATLPLQVHGE